A portion of the Chromobacterium sp. IIBBL 290-4 genome contains these proteins:
- a CDS encoding YnfA family protein: MEWLSGLPRVAGLFVLTALMEIVGCYLPWLVLRGGKPWWLLLPAAGALALFAWLLTLHPAAAGRVYAAYGGVYVSVALLWLWLADGIRPDRWDALGCALALAGMLVIMFAPRA, encoded by the coding sequence ATGGAATGGTTATCCGGCCTGCCCCGCGTGGCAGGCTTGTTTGTTTTGACGGCGCTGATGGAGATTGTCGGCTGCTATCTGCCCTGGCTGGTGCTGCGCGGAGGCAAACCGTGGTGGCTGCTGCTGCCCGCCGCCGGCGCTTTGGCCTTGTTCGCCTGGCTGTTGACCTTGCATCCCGCGGCGGCGGGGCGCGTATACGCGGCCTATGGCGGCGTGTATGTCAGCGTGGCGCTGCTGTGGCTATGGCTGGCGGACGGCATTCGGCCGGACCGCTGGGACGCGCTGGGCTGTGCGTTGGCGCTGGCGGGCATGCTGGTGATCATGTTCGCGCCGAGGGCGTGA